From Streptomyces qinzhouensis, one genomic window encodes:
- a CDS encoding AAA family ATPase: protein MTVLTPPFPTVPPAPGTAPDHGPEDTGLAVAGELLALLRDSTTEPRKDDQLEALALAVAADLPVLLWGEPGIGKTAALNGLAEHLGLPLTTVIASVHEPSDFSGLPVVGDDPAIQGVPMAPPDWAVRLVRAGRGLLFLDELSTAPPAVQAALLRLVLERRIGALQLPPGVRIVAAANPRSSAAGGWELSPPLANRFVHLQWTHDPEVVVRGMGGVWPRVTLPPLRRDGLPAAVDHARRAVCGLLTARPELVHRMPGDGVRQSGAWPSPRSWESALRLIAFATAAGSSRDVLSLLVRGAVGDGPGLELLAGLDRMDLPDPEDVLADPAGAVLPERGDLRQAVLDGVVAAVRNRPERERWNAAWAVLARALETGAPDLVVVPATTLAAQRRDDWDVPETVERLSGVVSLSRLADRAANTTASAARR from the coding sequence ATGACCGTTCTCACCCCGCCCTTCCCGACCGTGCCGCCGGCCCCGGGCACCGCTCCGGACCACGGTCCGGAGGACACCGGGCTCGCCGTCGCGGGCGAACTCCTCGCGCTGCTGCGCGACTCGACGACCGAACCCCGTAAGGACGATCAGCTGGAGGCGCTGGCCCTGGCCGTCGCCGCGGATCTGCCCGTACTGCTCTGGGGTGAGCCGGGGATCGGCAAGACCGCCGCCCTCAACGGGCTCGCCGAGCATCTCGGACTGCCGCTGACCACGGTGATCGCCAGCGTCCACGAGCCTTCGGACTTCTCCGGGCTGCCGGTCGTCGGGGACGACCCCGCCATCCAAGGCGTGCCGATGGCACCGCCGGACTGGGCGGTCAGGCTGGTCCGGGCCGGGCGGGGGCTGCTCTTCCTCGACGAGCTCTCCACCGCTCCCCCGGCGGTGCAGGCGGCGCTGCTCCGGCTGGTGCTGGAGCGGCGGATCGGCGCCCTCCAACTGCCGCCGGGGGTGCGGATCGTAGCTGCGGCCAACCCCCGCTCGTCCGCCGCGGGTGGCTGGGAGCTGAGCCCGCCGCTCGCCAACCGGTTCGTCCACCTTCAGTGGACACACGACCCCGAGGTAGTAGTGCGCGGCATGGGCGGGGTGTGGCCGCGGGTGACGCTGCCCCCGCTGCGACGCGACGGTCTGCCGGCGGCCGTGGACCACGCCCGCCGCGCGGTCTGCGGGCTGCTCACCGCCCGGCCCGAGCTGGTGCACCGGATGCCCGGGGACGGGGTCCGGCAGAGCGGCGCCTGGCCCTCGCCCCGGAGCTGGGAGTCGGCGCTGCGGCTGATCGCCTTCGCCACCGCGGCCGGATCGTCGCGGGACGTGCTCTCCCTGCTGGTGCGGGGCGCGGTGGGCGACGGGCCCGGACTGGAGCTGCTGGCCGGGCTCGACCGGATGGACCTGCCGGACCCCGAGGACGTACTGGCCGACCCGGCCGGGGCCGTCCTGCCGGAGCGGGGGGATCTGCGGCAGGCGGTACTCGACGGGGTCGTCGCGGCGGTCCGCAACCGGCCGGAACGGGAGCGCTGGAACGCGGCCTGGGCGGTGCTGGCCCGGGCGCTGGAGACCGGGGCCCCGGATCTTGTGGTGGTCCCCGCGACCACTCTGGCCGCCCAGCGCCGGGACGACTGGGACGTACCGGAGACCGTCGAACGGCTCTCGGGGGTGGTGTCGCTGTCCCGGCTGGCGGACCGCGCCGCGAACACGACGGCGTCCGCGGCCCGCCGGTGA
- a CDS encoding vWA domain-containing protein, whose translation MRAVDAGPDAPAVLDRQKLYAARLYAARVRPYLATALFALHVVEERRVSTMAVDRYWRCYVSPAYVARSSPLELAAVWVHEVSHLLRDHHGRGERLARQKGLTGRGDRLRMNIAADFEINDDTFDDELPCPEDAVRPRMLRLPEGQLMEEYVRQFGLGAVDERLVWLDCGSGSDGLDREWQLGPDGADGLAPHERDAVRFRVAEGITGRPGPAPRSWRRWAEEAFHPPQPWRELLGSAVRSAASGPGVGEDYTYGRPARRSAGLPGVVLPSLRHRPPRVSVIVDTSGSVSDAELGSALLEVSAIVRTLGGRRDLVTVVSCDAAARIAHPLCEAEGIPLVGGGGTDLRTGFTTALSAHPRPDVVVALTDGQTPWPSAPPGCRTVVGLFARSGGAEDDPYYTPVHPPDWARVVRIGPV comes from the coding sequence GTGAGGGCGGTGGACGCGGGACCGGACGCCCCTGCGGTCCTCGACCGGCAGAAGCTGTACGCCGCCCGGCTGTACGCGGCCCGGGTACGGCCCTATCTGGCGACCGCCCTGTTCGCGCTGCATGTGGTGGAGGAGCGGCGGGTGTCGACGATGGCCGTCGACCGCTATTGGCGGTGCTATGTCTCCCCGGCGTACGTGGCCCGCAGTTCGCCGCTGGAACTGGCGGCGGTCTGGGTCCACGAGGTCTCCCACCTGCTCCGGGACCACCACGGCCGCGGCGAACGGCTCGCCCGGCAGAAGGGGCTGACCGGCCGGGGCGACCGGCTGCGGATGAACATCGCCGCGGACTTCGAGATCAACGACGACACCTTCGACGACGAACTCCCTTGCCCCGAGGACGCCGTGCGGCCCCGGATGCTGCGACTGCCGGAAGGGCAGCTGATGGAGGAGTACGTACGGCAGTTCGGGCTCGGGGCGGTGGACGAACGGCTCGTCTGGCTGGACTGCGGCAGCGGTTCCGACGGCCTCGACCGTGAATGGCAACTGGGGCCCGACGGCGCGGACGGCCTCGCCCCGCACGAGCGGGACGCGGTCCGGTTCCGGGTGGCGGAGGGCATCACCGGCCGGCCCGGCCCGGCCCCGCGCTCTTGGCGGCGCTGGGCCGAGGAGGCGTTCCATCCGCCGCAGCCGTGGCGGGAGCTGCTGGGCTCGGCCGTCCGCTCGGCGGCATCCGGCCCCGGGGTCGGCGAGGACTACACCTACGGCCGGCCCGCGCGCCGCTCGGCGGGTCTCCCCGGAGTGGTGCTGCCGAGCCTCCGGCACCGGCCGCCCCGGGTCTCGGTGATCGTCGACACCTCGGGTTCGGTCAGCGACGCCGAACTGGGCAGCGCCCTGCTCGAAGTCTCGGCGATCGTCCGGACCCTGGGCGGCCGCCGCGACCTGGTGACGGTGGTGTCCTGCGACGCGGCGGCCCGGATCGCCCACCCCCTGTGCGAGGCGGAGGGCATCCCGCTGGTCGGCGGCGGGGGCACGGACCTCCGGACGGGCTTCACCACGGCACTGTCCGCGCATCCGCGCCCGGACGTCGTCGTCGCCCTCACGGACGGGCAGACCCCGTGGCCCTCGGCACCCCCCGGGTGCCGGACGGTGGTGGGTCTGTTCGCCCGCAGCGGCGGCGCCGAGGACGATCCGTACTACACGCCGGTCCACCCGCCGGACTGGGCGCGGGTGGTGCGGATCGGCCCGGTATGA
- a CDS encoding dienelactone hydrolase family protein, translating to MTKMTTRAVEYPADGLTMIGHLALPAGFGRRPAVLLGPEGMGLSDVERRRADALAELGYVALAFDLHGGRYLGDPEEMLARCMPLLADPDRMRGIGHAALDVLRTEPRTDPDRIAAVGYGTGGAVGLELGRGGVDLRAIGTVNALTTGRPGEAARIRCPVWAGVGSEDPIMPPAQRNAFTAEMQAAGVDWRLTVYGGALHAFHHPPVDHPVVPGVGYHPQHARRAWRDVVDLLAECLPVTADPGA from the coding sequence ATGACGAAGATGACGACGCGTGCGGTCGAGTACCCGGCCGACGGTTTGACGATGATCGGGCACCTCGCCCTCCCGGCCGGTTTCGGCCGTCGGCCCGCGGTGCTGCTCGGGCCGGAGGGCATGGGGCTCAGCGACGTCGAGCGCCGCCGGGCCGATGCTCTCGCCGAGCTGGGATATGTAGCGCTGGCCTTCGACCTTCACGGCGGGCGCTACTTGGGTGATCCCGAGGAGATGCTGGCCCGTTGCATGCCACTGCTCGCTGATCCCGACCGGATGCGGGGGATCGGCCATGCGGCGCTCGACGTGTTGCGCACCGAGCCCCGGACCGACCCGGACCGCATCGCCGCCGTCGGCTACGGCACCGGGGGCGCCGTCGGGCTGGAGCTCGGGCGCGGCGGCGTCGACCTGCGCGCGATCGGGACAGTCAACGCACTGACCACGGGGCGACCGGGCGAGGCGGCGCGCATACGCTGCCCCGTGTGGGCCGGGGTCGGGTCGGAAGACCCGATCATGCCGCCCGCGCAACGAAACGCGTTTACCGCTGAGATGCAGGCCGCGGGCGTCGACTGGCGCCTCACGGTCTATGGCGGAGCCTTGCACGCCTTCCATCACCCGCCGGTCGACCACCCCGTGGTCCCCGGCGTCGGCTACCACCCACAGCACGCGCGGCGAGCCTGGCGCGACGTCGTCGACCTGCTCGCCGAGTGCCTGCCTGTGACGGCGGACCCGGGGGCATGA
- the metG gene encoding methionine--tRNA ligase, with protein MTRHLITSALPYINGIKHLGNMVGSMLPADVYARYLRQRGHEALYICATDEHGTPAELAAKDAGLPVAEFCAQQHDAQKAIYDGFGLRFDYFGRSSSEQNREITQHFARKLHENGFIEERAIRQVFSVADDRFLPDRYIVGTCPYCGYDKARGDQCENCTRVLDPTDLIEPRSAISGSSELEVRETKHLFLLQSKLDGEVEAWIDECSGDWPHLASSIARKWLTEGLHDRSITRDLDWGVPVPEDTWPELAAEGKVFYVWFDAPIEYIGATKEWADLEPATRDWKSWWYEASDVQYTQFMAKDNVPFHTVMFPASQIGTREPWKRVDHVKAFNWLNYYGGKFSTSQQRGVFTDAALELLPADYWRYFLLAHAPESDDTSFTWELFASSVNKDLADTLGNFVNRVLSFSRKRFGDDVPEGKPAGPAEQKLGEEIARLLAEYESQLEALQFRKATQALRALWSAGNSYLEEKAPWLEIKADPEAAALTLRTAMNLIHLYAVVSEPFIPSSARAMREAFDLAGDDATWVSAEEARALSAVPAGTAFTVPPVLFAKITDDDLEAWRERFGAQ; from the coding sequence ATGACTCGGCACTTGATCACCAGCGCGCTTCCCTATATCAACGGGATCAAGCACCTGGGGAACATGGTCGGGTCCATGCTCCCGGCTGATGTATACGCCCGCTATCTGCGGCAGCGCGGGCATGAGGCGCTTTACATCTGTGCGACCGACGAGCACGGGACCCCGGCCGAGCTGGCCGCCAAGGACGCCGGGCTGCCGGTCGCCGAGTTCTGCGCGCAGCAGCACGACGCGCAGAAGGCGATCTACGACGGTTTCGGTCTCCGGTTCGACTACTTCGGCCGCAGCTCCTCCGAGCAGAACCGCGAGATCACCCAGCACTTCGCTCGCAAGCTCCACGAGAACGGCTTCATCGAGGAGCGCGCGATCCGGCAGGTCTTCTCCGTCGCCGACGACCGGTTCCTCCCGGACCGCTACATCGTCGGCACCTGCCCGTACTGCGGTTACGACAAGGCCCGCGGCGACCAGTGCGAGAACTGCACCCGGGTCCTCGACCCGACCGACCTCATCGAGCCCCGCTCCGCGATCAGCGGCAGCAGCGAGCTGGAGGTCCGGGAGACCAAGCATCTCTTCCTCCTTCAGTCGAAGCTGGACGGCGAGGTCGAGGCGTGGATCGACGAGTGCAGCGGTGACTGGCCGCATCTGGCCTCCTCCATCGCCCGCAAGTGGCTCACCGAGGGACTGCACGACCGGTCGATCACCCGTGATCTGGACTGGGGTGTGCCGGTCCCCGAGGACACCTGGCCCGAGCTGGCCGCCGAGGGCAAGGTCTTCTACGTCTGGTTCGACGCCCCCATCGAGTACATCGGGGCGACGAAGGAATGGGCGGACCTGGAGCCGGCGACCCGCGACTGGAAGTCGTGGTGGTACGAGGCGTCCGACGTCCAGTACACCCAGTTCATGGCCAAGGACAACGTCCCGTTCCACACGGTCATGTTCCCGGCCAGTCAGATCGGCACCCGGGAGCCGTGGAAGCGGGTCGACCATGTCAAGGCCTTCAACTGGCTGAACTACTACGGCGGCAAGTTCTCGACCTCGCAGCAGCGGGGCGTCTTCACCGATGCCGCGCTGGAGCTGCTGCCCGCCGACTACTGGCGCTACTTCCTGCTGGCGCACGCCCCCGAGTCGGACGACACCTCCTTCACCTGGGAGCTGTTCGCCTCGTCGGTCAACAAGGACCTGGCGGACACCCTCGGCAACTTCGTCAACCGGGTGCTGTCCTTCTCCCGGAAGCGCTTCGGCGACGACGTGCCCGAGGGGAAGCCGGCGGGCCCGGCCGAGCAGAAGCTGGGCGAGGAGATCGCCCGGCTGCTCGCCGAGTACGAGAGCCAGCTGGAGGCGCTCCAGTTCCGCAAGGCCACCCAGGCGCTGCGGGCGCTGTGGAGCGCGGGCAACTCCTATCTGGAGGAGAAGGCCCCCTGGCTGGAGATCAAGGCCGATCCGGAGGCGGCGGCGCTGACGCTGCGGACCGCGATGAACCTCATCCATCTGTACGCGGTGGTGTCCGAGCCGTTCATTCCGTCGTCCGCGCGGGCGATGCGCGAGGCGTTCGACCTGGCCGGGGACGATGCGACCTGGGTGAGCGCCGAGGAGGCCCGGGCGCTGTCCGCGGTGCCCGCGGGGACCGCCTTCACCGTTCCCCCGGTGCTCTTCGCCAAGATCACCGATGATGACCTGGAAGCCTGGCGCGAGCGCTTCGGCGCCCAGTAA
- a CDS encoding GerMN domain-containing protein, which yields MKLRHRTAALLATALTAVLLTGCGVRPTGVLDGGKSAGGLTTGHRLYFVSPTGRLEAVARPGTRNESIEDPNGVLKGLRVGPTQSEREVAGLTTLMGDDDGARYVAKVSDGLVYVSVSHHSLSLTTVDDRNLLGQIVCSIARSRAVLGGGKQRTEEIPVVVQTGDGRSKKYGCAEFME from the coding sequence ATGAAGCTCCGGCACCGGACCGCCGCGCTCCTGGCGACGGCCCTGACGGCAGTCCTGCTCACGGGCTGCGGGGTCCGCCCCACCGGCGTCCTCGACGGCGGGAAGTCCGCCGGCGGGCTCACCACGGGGCACCGCCTCTACTTCGTGTCCCCGACGGGCCGGCTGGAGGCGGTCGCCCGCCCGGGCACCAGGAACGAGAGCATCGAGGACCCGAATGGAGTCCTCAAGGGCCTGCGGGTGGGGCCGACCCAGTCGGAACGCGAGGTCGCCGGTCTCACCACGCTGATGGGGGACGACGACGGCGCTCGATACGTGGCCAAGGTCAGCGACGGCCTGGTGTATGTGAGCGTCTCGCATCACTCGCTCTCCCTCACCACGGTGGACGACCGGAATCTGCTGGGCCAGATCGTGTGCAGCATCGCCCGTTCGCGCGCCGTGCTCGGCGGCGGGAAGCAGCGCACCGAGGAGATCCCGGTCGTCGTGCAGACGGGCGACGGCCGGTCGAAGAAGTACGGGTGCGCGGAGTTCATGGAGTGA
- a CDS encoding sensor histidine kinase codes for MTVRRPTLRTLRRLGGLRTRLVVAFVLVALVSGVTATALAYRESRNAVLERKQDAVQTEFRNRVEQAAADFDVPADEVSLTRFARRIADGLGDDTLVVAQYRSITAASDQSADRTRITPALRQRVRTHNGMSLQRVEWRGSPYLAVGTPITFDRADPGKPGAPSGLDAFAVTSLRAELEATTGVADAVRDGILPVVLLATVLGLLAAGTVLRPVRELGRATRRHAAGDYSSRVRVRGRDELADLARDFNQAAGALEASIDELRAQDERAKRFVADVSHELRTPLAAMTMVATVLDEDAASLPPDTAHAARTVSEETGRLARLVDDLMEMSRFDSGAARLHLARTDLAEAVRATLSLRNWTDRVETVLPSGITARVDRRRVDVIVANLVGNALRHGAPPVTLTLSADPAGDGLTVEVADRGPGLPPEAVDQVFDRFYKADAARTRSEGSGLGTAIALENARLHGGTIEAANRPGGGAVFTLRLPRHPAPEEDR; via the coding sequence GTGACCGTGCGCCGGCCCACCCTGCGCACACTGCGCCGCCTCGGCGGACTCCGTACCCGCCTCGTCGTCGCCTTCGTTCTGGTCGCCCTGGTCAGCGGGGTCACCGCCACCGCGCTCGCCTACCGCGAATCCCGCAACGCCGTCCTGGAACGTAAACAGGACGCCGTCCAGACCGAGTTCCGGAACCGTGTCGAGCAGGCCGCCGCGGATTTCGACGTACCGGCCGACGAGGTCTCCCTCACCCGGTTCGCCCGGCGGATCGCCGACGGGCTCGGCGACGACACCCTGGTCGTGGCCCAGTACCGGTCGATCACGGCCGCGTCCGACCAGTCCGCCGACCGGACCCGGATCACCCCCGCCCTGCGCCAGCGGGTCAGGACCCACAACGGTATGAGCCTCCAGCGGGTGGAGTGGCGCGGCAGCCCCTATCTGGCCGTTGGCACCCCCATCACCTTCGACCGCGCCGACCCGGGTAAACCGGGGGCGCCGTCCGGCCTCGACGCTTTCGCCGTCACCTCCCTGCGGGCGGAGCTCGAGGCCACCACGGGCGTCGCCGACGCGGTACGCGACGGGATCCTGCCGGTCGTCCTGCTCGCCACCGTCCTCGGCCTGCTGGCCGCCGGAACCGTACTGCGCCCGGTCCGTGAACTGGGGCGGGCCACCCGGCGCCACGCGGCGGGCGACTACTCGTCCCGGGTCCGGGTGCGGGGCCGCGACGAGCTGGCCGATCTGGCCCGGGACTTCAACCAGGCGGCGGGCGCCCTGGAGGCGTCCATCGACGAACTCCGCGCCCAGGACGAACGGGCGAAACGGTTCGTCGCCGATGTGTCGCACGAACTGCGCACCCCGCTCGCCGCGATGACGATGGTCGCCACCGTCCTCGACGAGGACGCCGCCTCGCTGCCGCCGGACACCGCCCACGCCGCCCGCACGGTCAGCGAGGAGACCGGCAGACTCGCCCGGCTCGTCGACGATCTGATGGAGATGTCCCGCTTCGACTCGGGCGCCGCCCGGCTCCACCTCGCCAGGACCGACCTCGCCGAAGCCGTCCGCGCCACGCTCTCGCTGCGCAACTGGACCGACCGGGTGGAGACCGTGCTGCCGTCCGGGATCACGGCCCGGGTCGACCGGCGGCGCGTCGATGTGATCGTCGCCAATCTCGTCGGCAACGCGCTCCGGCACGGCGCCCCGCCCGTCACCCTGACCCTGAGCGCCGACCCGGCGGGCGACGGGCTGACCGTCGAGGTCGCCGACCGCGGCCCCGGACTGCCGCCGGAAGCCGTCGACCAGGTCTTCGACCGCTTCTACAAGGCGGACGCGGCCCGCACCCGCTCGGAGGGCAGCGGACTGGGCACCGCCATCGCCCTGGAGAACGCCCGGCTGCACGGCGGCACCATCGAGGCCGCCAACCGGCCCGGCGGCGGTGCGGTGTTCACCCTGCGACTGCCCCGGCACCCCGCCCCCGAGGAGGACCGATGA
- a CDS encoding response regulator transcription factor has translation MPHVLLIEDDVSVRDGMELVLRRHGYDVSTAATGEDALALLADPAGPAAELAVLDLMLPGMDGFEVCRRLRATGSTMPVIMLTARGDDSDIVHGLEAGADDYVVKPVTAAVLEARIRAALRRAEPSRSAQGEDHAGLLIDRAGLTVVKRGTTITLPPTELRLLLELSASPARVFSREQLLESVWDHDFLGDSRLVDAAVGRLRAKIEDLPARPRYIQTVRGFGYRFGPV, from the coding sequence ATGCCCCATGTACTGCTGATCGAGGATGACGTTTCCGTGCGCGACGGCATGGAACTGGTGCTGCGCCGCCACGGCTACGACGTCTCCACGGCCGCCACCGGAGAGGACGCCCTCGCCCTGCTGGCCGACCCGGCGGGACCGGCCGCCGAACTCGCCGTACTCGACCTGATGCTGCCGGGCATGGACGGCTTCGAGGTCTGCCGCAGACTGCGGGCCACCGGCTCCACCATGCCGGTGATCATGCTCACGGCGCGCGGCGACGACAGCGATATCGTGCACGGACTGGAGGCGGGCGCCGACGACTATGTCGTGAAACCGGTGACCGCCGCCGTCCTGGAGGCCCGGATCCGGGCGGCCCTGCGCCGGGCCGAACCGTCCCGGTCGGCCCAGGGCGAGGACCATGCCGGACTCCTCATCGACCGGGCCGGACTCACCGTCGTCAAACGCGGCACCACGATCACCCTGCCGCCCACCGAGCTCAGGCTGCTCCTCGAACTCTCCGCGTCCCCGGCCCGGGTCTTCAGCCGCGAACAGCTGCTGGAATCCGTCTGGGACCACGACTTCCTCGGCGATTCACGGCTTGTGGACGCCGCGGTCGGCCGACTCCGCGCCAAGATCGAGGACCTGCCCGCCCGACCGCGTTACATCCAGACGGTACGGGGCTTCGGCTACCGTTTCGGGCCGGTGTGA
- a CDS encoding peptidoglycan-binding protein, with the protein MRRRTAILTTGAVVAAAAVGAGVLVYGGGESGGGGSRGKKPPATTTITRADLTLSTTVDGKVDFAQRRPVKSAVPGTVTVAAREGARVGRGQALYELNDKPVSLLYGPVPAFREMKPGDRGSDVLQLERNLVTLGLGAGIYVDPRYDEATAAAVKEWQKSLNRTPTGRVGKGDVVFQPGEVTVVRADAALADQVGPDTPVLTVASTRPVVRARLEQTDVSLTAPGTRVEVTLPGGTVRRGKVAGTVRPDQTGPGTPENSITVEIALDGGASGVSREDAEKSASVRFVSESRENVLTVPVEAIVALRGTDGGYGLQLVEGGTSRMVRVETGMTADGRIEVSGPLVKEGLRIGVAAE; encoded by the coding sequence ATGAGACGTCGTACCGCAATCCTCACCACCGGTGCCGTGGTGGCCGCGGCCGCGGTGGGAGCGGGTGTCCTGGTGTACGGGGGCGGTGAATCCGGCGGCGGAGGCTCCCGCGGGAAGAAGCCGCCCGCCACGACCACGATCACCCGCGCGGATCTCACCCTGTCCACGACCGTCGACGGAAAGGTCGACTTCGCCCAGCGCCGTCCGGTGAAGTCCGCGGTCCCCGGCACGGTGACGGTCGCCGCGCGGGAAGGCGCCCGGGTCGGCCGCGGCCAGGCGCTGTACGAGCTGAACGACAAGCCGGTCAGTCTGCTGTACGGTCCGGTGCCGGCGTTCCGGGAGATGAAGCCGGGCGACCGGGGCAGCGACGTCCTCCAACTGGAACGCAATCTGGTCACGCTCGGCCTCGGCGCCGGGATCTATGTCGACCCCCGGTACGACGAGGCGACGGCGGCCGCGGTCAAGGAGTGGCAGAAGTCGCTCAACCGGACGCCGACCGGCCGGGTCGGCAAAGGGGACGTCGTCTTCCAGCCCGGCGAGGTGACCGTCGTCCGCGCGGACGCGGCGCTCGCCGACCAGGTGGGCCCGGACACACCCGTCCTCACCGTGGCCTCCACCAGACCGGTGGTCCGGGCGCGGCTGGAGCAGACCGATGTGTCGCTGACCGCACCCGGCACCCGGGTCGAGGTCACACTGCCCGGCGGCACGGTCCGGCGGGGCAAGGTCGCCGGGACGGTCCGGCCGGACCAGACCGGCCCTGGTACGCCCGAGAACAGCATCACGGTCGAGATCGCCCTGGACGGCGGCGCCTCCGGGGTCTCCCGTGAGGACGCCGAGAAGAGCGCGAGCGTGCGGTTCGTCAGCGAGAGCCGGGAGAACGTCCTGACCGTCCCCGTCGAGGCGATCGTCGCCCTGCGCGGCACCGACGGCGGTTACGGCCTCCAGCTCGTGGAGGGCGGCACATCCCGGATGGTACGGGTGGAGACCGGGATGACGGCCGACGGCCGGATCGAGGTCAGCGGGCCGCTCGTCAAGGAGGGGCTGAGGATCGGGGTGGCCGCGGAATGA
- a CDS encoding ABC transporter ATP-binding protein: MTLTSAGPPVPVVELRGVAKEYPGGVHALRGVDLTVHPGELLAIVGPSGSGKSTMLNVIGTLDAPSAGTVKVAGYDVGALSDARLSALRARHLGFVFQHFHLAAGRDAVDNVADGLLYAGVPRSRRRERARAALERVRLGHRLGHRPAELSGGEKQRVAIARALVGEPELLLADEPTGALDTASGRVVMELLHELNAAGTTICVITHDQEIADSLPRRVRFRDGAIVSDVRTGEVVPR; the protein is encoded by the coding sequence ATGACCCTCACCTCGGCCGGACCACCGGTACCGGTGGTCGAACTACGGGGCGTCGCCAAGGAGTACCCGGGCGGGGTGCACGCCCTGCGCGGGGTGGACCTCACCGTCCACCCGGGCGAGCTCCTCGCGATCGTCGGCCCGTCGGGCTCGGGCAAATCGACGATGCTGAACGTCATCGGCACCCTCGACGCGCCCTCGGCGGGCACGGTGAAGGTCGCCGGATACGACGTGGGCGCCCTGTCCGACGCCCGGCTGTCCGCCCTGCGCGCCCGCCATCTCGGCTTCGTGTTCCAGCACTTCCATCTGGCGGCGGGCCGGGACGCCGTCGACAATGTCGCCGACGGGCTGCTCTACGCGGGCGTCCCCCGGTCCCGGCGGCGGGAGCGGGCCCGGGCCGCCCTGGAGCGGGTCCGGCTCGGCCACCGTCTGGGGCACCGGCCCGCCGAGCTGTCCGGTGGTGAGAAGCAGCGTGTCGCCATCGCCCGCGCGCTGGTCGGCGAGCCGGAGCTGCTGCTGGCCGATGAGCCGACCGGCGCCCTGGACACCGCGTCCGGCCGGGTGGTGATGGAGCTGCTGCACGAGCTGAACGCGGCGGGCACCACCATCTGCGTGATCACGCACGACCAGGAGATCGCGGACTCGCTGCCGCGCCGGGTCCGGTTCCGGGACGGTGCGATCGTCTCCGACGTCCGTACCGGAGAGGTGGTCCCCCGATGA
- a CDS encoding ABC transporter permease, which translates to MSAPDRRGARLRPSRLSLRDVLGLGAVGLRARRARVVLSALGIAIGIATMVAVVGLSHSSKADLMARLDRLGTNLLTVEAGENVRGEPARLPESAVAMVERIGPVRHATATADLDARVRRSDLVPEERTPGVTAQAARTDLLTALNARMGEGVWLNRANERLPVTVLGSVAARRLGVTAPGERIVMNDVDVVVVGILRPVELVPTLDRVALVGFPAAERYLRFDGRPTTVFERSPDATVDEVRAVLARTVSPGNPGAVKVSRPSDALAAKAATDKGLTTLMLGLGAVALLVGGVGVANTMVISVLERRREIGLRRAIGATRNAIRLQFLTESLLLSALGGAAGAALGAAATFGFAAVQGWTAVVPAWSVAAGFAATLFIGVLAGLYPAVRASRLHPTVALNGS; encoded by the coding sequence ATGAGCGCCCCGGACCGCCGCGGGGCCCGGCTCCGGCCCTCCCGGCTGTCGCTCCGCGATGTCCTCGGCCTGGGCGCCGTCGGACTGCGGGCCCGCCGCGCCCGGGTGGTCCTGTCCGCCCTCGGGATCGCGATCGGCATCGCCACGATGGTCGCCGTGGTCGGGCTCTCCCACTCCAGCAAGGCGGATCTGATGGCCCGGCTCGACCGGCTGGGCACCAATCTGCTGACCGTGGAGGCGGGCGAGAACGTGCGCGGCGAACCGGCCCGGCTGCCGGAGTCGGCGGTCGCGATGGTCGAACGCATCGGTCCCGTGCGGCACGCGACGGCGACGGCCGATCTGGACGCCAGGGTCCGGCGCAGTGACCTCGTCCCGGAGGAGCGGACGCCCGGTGTCACCGCCCAGGCGGCCCGGACGGACCTGCTGACCGCGCTCAACGCCCGGATGGGCGAGGGAGTCTGGCTGAACCGGGCCAACGAGCGGCTGCCCGTCACGGTGCTCGGCTCGGTCGCCGCCCGGCGGCTCGGGGTGACGGCGCCGGGCGAGCGGATCGTGATGAACGACGTGGACGTCGTCGTGGTCGGCATTCTGCGGCCGGTGGAACTGGTCCCGACCCTGGACCGGGTGGCGCTGGTGGGCTTCCCGGCCGCCGAGCGGTATCTCCGCTTCGACGGACGGCCGACCACGGTCTTCGAACGCTCCCCGGACGCGACGGTCGACGAGGTCCGGGCCGTCCTGGCCCGTACGGTCAGCCCCGGCAACCCGGGAGCGGTCAAGGTCTCCCGCCCTTCGGACGCCCTCGCGGCGAAGGCCGCCACCGACAAGGGCCTGACCACGCTGATGCTCGGGCTGGGGGCGGTGGCGCTGCTGGTCGGCGGGGTCGGGGTGGCCAACACCATGGTCATCTCGGTACTGGAGCGGCGCCGGGAGATCGGTCTGCGCCGCGCCATCGGCGCCACCAGGAACGCGATCCGGCTCCAGTTCCTCACCGAGTCCCTGCTGCTGTCGGCGCTCGGCGGCGCGGCGGGCGCGGCCCTCGGCGCGGCGGCGACCTTCGGCTTCGCGGCCGTCCAGGGCTGGACCGCCGTGGTGCCCGCGTGGTCCGTCGCGGCCGGTTTCGCGGCGACGCTGTTCATCGGTGTGCTGGCGGGTCTCTATCCGGCAGTACGGGCGTCGAGACTGCACCCCACGGTCGCCCTGAACGGCTCCTGA